The Bacteroidota bacterium sequence TTGATTTTATAACATCCTACAATTTCTGCCTTTTTAATGCTTGTTTAAAAATATAAATATGAGGTTTTTAAAAACCATTTTAACCTTCGCAGGGTTGGTTTCCGGTTACAACTGTTTTTCACAAAACACGGCTGACTGTTGGCTCACCACGAATGAAAAAACCGCATTGCTGACTAAGCAAACGCCTTTGGTTTTTGGACAATCGGTTAATAATGATGAACCGACCCTTGTAGTTGACCCAAATCAAAAATATCAATCAATTGATGGTTTTGGTTTTGCTTTGACAGGTGGAAGCGCTCAGCATATAATCCACATGTCGCCGACAAAACGCAAAAAATTAATTCATGAATTATTTGCTAATGATGATAATAGTATTGGAATTAGTTATTTGCGAATAAGTATAGGTTCTTCCGATTTGAATGATCATGTATTTTCATACGATGATATTCCTGCAGGGCAAACTGATGTTAAACTTAATAAATTCAGTTTACGTGAGGATGAAAAAGATGTAATCCCGGTATTGAAAGAGATTTTAACCCTTAACCCTAAAATCAAGATATTGGCTTCGCCTTGGTCAGCGCCCATCTGGATGAAAACAAACCATAATATACAGGGAGGGAAATTAAAGGAGGAATATTATTCTGTCTATGCCAAGTACTTCGTCAAATATATTTTAGAGATGAAAAAGAAGGGTATTATAATAGATGCCATCACTGTTCAGAACGAGCCATTTAATGATGGCAATACTCCAAGTATGCAATTCTTTGCTAAAGAGGAGTTGAATTTTATAAAAAATTACATGGGCCCTGCTTTTAAATCCGCTGGAATTAAAACCAAGATTATCCTTTATGATCATAATTGTGATGCACCAGAATATCCTATTTCTATTTTAACCGATCCTGATGCCCGGAAATATATTGATGGTTCTGGTTTCCATCTTTATGCCGGACCTGTAACTGCGATGACAAAAGTACATAATGCTTTTCCGGATAAGAATCTCTATTTTACAGAAATGATGGCCGTTAGTCGGAATGATTTTAATGTTGCCAATCCAATGAATAGAATCGTGATTGGCGCCTTGCGAAATTGGAGCCGTAATGTAATATTATGGAATATTGCTGCCAATTCAAGTTATGAACCCCATACCGATAATGGTGGTTGTACGATGTGCCAGGGAGCTATTACTATTGATGGTGATAATGTGACCCGTAACCTGGCTTATTATACTATAGCACACATTTCTAAATTTGTTCCTGCAGGATCGCTTCGGATAGAGAGTAGCTTAGCTGAAGGACTTTCAAACATTGCATTTTTGTTACCTGATGGGAAAATTGTACTAATAGTGGCAAACATAAGCGGTTCTGTTCAAAATTTTAATGTATCTTATCAGGATAAAATATTTCAATCAACCATGGAGAAAGGGGCTGTTGCTACTTATGAATGGTAAAAATTTGAATGAAAAATGAAAAGAATTAAATTTTTATTATTTATTTCTGTATGTTTTATAAATGTTATAAAAGCACAGGATATAAATCATAACACGATTATTAAAATTGCCAATGGTACAATACAAGGAGAAATTGATTCCTGTGGTATACGTACATTTAAGGGAATTCCTTATGCTCAGCCTCCGGTTGGCAATTTGCGATGGAAGGAACCTCAACCTGTAAAAAATTGGAATGGTATATTTAAAGCTGATCATTTTGGTTCAAGAGCCATGCAACGCCAGGTTTGGAATGATATGATCTTCAGAAGTAAAAATAAAAGTGAAGATTGTCTTTTTTTGAATATATGGACTCCCGCAAAATCATCATTTGATAGGTTACCTGTTCTGGTTTATTTTCACGGAGGAGGTTTTATTGCCGGCGATGGATCAGAATACAGATACGATGGTGAAAGTATGGCTAAAAAAGGAATAGTTACTATTACTGTAAATTATAGGCTAGGTGTTTTTGGTTTTTTAGCTCATCCTGATTTAACTAAAGAGTCTGTACATCATTCTTCCGGCAACTATGGCTTAATGGATCAACATGCAGCATTGTTATGGGTTAAAAAAAATATAGCTGCTTTTGGTGGAGATCCTAAAAAGATTACTATTGCAGGAGAATCGGCTGGAGCTGAATCAGTTTGTGCACAAATGGCAACTCCCTTATCAAAAGGATTATTTGTAGGTGCTATCGCTGAAAGTGGATCAATGTTGGGGAATCTTCTTCCTGTTTCTTTGCATGCTGCTGAGCAAAATGGAATTCAATTTTCTAAAGCTGTTGGTGCTTTTTCTATCGAACAATTGAGAAAAATATCTGCCGATAGTTTATTGAAATTATCGGCGGCCTTTAATTTCCCTTGTACTATTGATGGTTATTTTATGCCCGAATCGCCTGATGCTATTTTTTCAACAGGCAAACAAATAGATGTGCCTTTATTGGCCGGATGGAATTCTGCTGAGGTTAATTATCATTCTCTATTAGGGAATGAAGCACCAACTTTAGCTGCATATAAAAAAGTCAT is a genomic window containing:
- a CDS encoding glycoside hydrolase family 30 beta sandwich domain-containing protein is translated as MRFLKTILTFAGLVSGYNCFSQNTADCWLTTNEKTALLTKQTPLVFGQSVNNDEPTLVVDPNQKYQSIDGFGFALTGGSAQHIIHMSPTKRKKLIHELFANDDNSIGISYLRISIGSSDLNDHVFSYDDIPAGQTDVKLNKFSLREDEKDVIPVLKEILTLNPKIKILASPWSAPIWMKTNHNIQGGKLKEEYYSVYAKYFVKYILEMKKKGIIIDAITVQNEPFNDGNTPSMQFFAKEELNFIKNYMGPAFKSAGIKTKIILYDHNCDAPEYPISILTDPDARKYIDGSGFHLYAGPVTAMTKVHNAFPDKNLYFTEMMAVSRNDFNVANPMNRIVIGALRNWSRNVILWNIAANSSYEPHTDNGGCTMCQGAITIDGDNVTRNLAYYTIAHISKFVPAGSLRIESSLAEGLSNIAFLLPDGKIVLIVANISGSVQNFNVSYQDKIFQSTMEKGAVATYEW
- a CDS encoding carboxylesterase family protein, giving the protein MKRIKFLLFISVCFINVIKAQDINHNTIIKIANGTIQGEIDSCGIRTFKGIPYAQPPVGNLRWKEPQPVKNWNGIFKADHFGSRAMQRQVWNDMIFRSKNKSEDCLFLNIWTPAKSSFDRLPVLVYFHGGGFIAGDGSEYRYDGESMAKKGIVTITVNYRLGVFGFLAHPDLTKESVHHSSGNYGLMDQHAALLWVKKNIAAFGGDPKKITIAGESAGAESVCAQMATPLSKGLFVGAIAESGSMLGNLLPVSLHAAEQNGIQFSKAVGAFSIEQLRKISADSLLKLSAAFNFPCTIDGYFMPESPDAIFSTGKQIDVPLLAGWNSAEVNYHSLLGNEAPTLAAYKKVIKKIYGSRADEILRLYHATTDSDVEQVATDLASDRFIAYATWKFIDLHGKTDGKPVYRYCFTHKRPAMINTQVSVDHLLGAVHASEIEYALGNLSFNRVYVWNSDDFKVSETMENFFVNFIRTGNPNGVGLPTWFGLQSSIPKVMMIDVKSQSFPEKNLNRYLLLDSFYNH